A genome region from Manihot esculenta cultivar AM560-2 chromosome 5, M.esculenta_v8, whole genome shotgun sequence includes the following:
- the LOC110615016 gene encoding cytochrome c oxidase-assembly factor COX23, mitochondrial isoform X1 yields MGSKAATPPYPSAARIADSQCYPQYTASLKSKFAGLEEFSSDKSKCQEHFDVYKECKKKEREARLERNKSRSFFS; encoded by the exons ATGGGATCCAAAGCAGCGACACCGCCATACCCCAGTGCCGCGAGAATAGCAGATTCTCAGTGCTACCCTCAGTACACCGCCTCTCTCAAAT CGAAATTTGCAGGCCTGGAGGAGTTCAGTTCTGACAAGAGTAAATGTCAAGAGCACTTTGATGTTTACAAAGAATGCAAGAAAAAAGAG AGGGAAGCTCGGTTGGAACGCAACAAAAGTAGGTCTTTCTTCTCATGA
- the LOC110615016 gene encoding cytochrome c oxidase-assembly factor COX23, mitochondrial isoform X2 — protein sequence MGSKAATPPYPSAARIADSQCYPQYTASLKCLEEFSSDKSKCQEHFDVYKECKKKEREARLERNKSRSFFS from the exons ATGGGATCCAAAGCAGCGACACCGCCATACCCCAGTGCCGCGAGAATAGCAGATTCTCAGTGCTACCCTCAGTACACCGCCTCTCTCAAAT GCCTGGAGGAGTTCAGTTCTGACAAGAGTAAATGTCAAGAGCACTTTGATGTTTACAAAGAATGCAAGAAAAAAGAG AGGGAAGCTCGGTTGGAACGCAACAAAAGTAGGTCTTTCTTCTCATGA
- the LOC110615772 gene encoding putative casein kinase II subunit beta-4, which produces MYKDRGGVAGASSRSEIERKRINDALDKHLEKSSPSTSRALNSKDKERLSVPSSSTGKSQLDHRDPRSGALSKNKCSDEESETDSEESDVSGSDGDDTSWISWFCNLRGNEFFCEVDDEYIQDDFNLCGLSSQVPYYDYALDLILDVESSHGDMFTEEQNELVESAAEMLYGLIHVRYILTSKGMSVMLEKYKNYDFGRCPRVYCCGQPCLPVGQSDIPRSSTVKIYCPKCEDIYYPRSKYQGNIDGAYFGTTFPHLFLMTYGHLKPQKATQSYVPRVFGFKLHKP; this is translated from the exons ATGTATAAAGATCGAGGAGGAGTTGCTGGTGCTTCATCAAGATCGGAGATCGAGCGAAAGCGCATAAATGATGCGCTGGACAAACACCTTGAGAAATCATCCCCTTCCACTTCGCGGGCCTTGAACAGTAAAGACAAAGAGAGATTGTCCGTGCCATCCAGTTCCACCGGTAAATCTCAGCTCGATCATCGCGATCCTCGCTCTGGTGCTCTCTCCAAGAACAAGTGCTCCGATG AGGAATCAGAGACTGACAGTGAAGAATCTGATGTTAGTGGTTCTGATGGGGATGACACATCTTGGATCTCATGGTTTTGCAATTTGCGCGGAAATGAATTTTTCTGTGAAGTTGATGATGAATACATCCAGGATGATTTTAATCTCTGTGGTTTAAGCAGTCAAGTTCCATATTATGATTATGCACTTGATCTGATTTTGGATGTTGAATCCTCCCATg GTGATATGTTTACTGAAGAACAGAACGAGTTGGTGGAATCTGCAGCAGAGATGCTGTATGGTCTAATCCATGTGCGATACATACTAACAAGCAAGGGAATGTCAGTAATG TTAGAGAAGTACAAAAATTATGACTTTGGGAGATGCCCAAGAGTGTACTGCTGTGGACAGCCGTGCCTTCCAGTTGGCCAGTCAGACATTCCTCGTTCAAGCACAGTTAAAATCTACTGTCCTAAATGTGAAGATATATATTACCCTCGATCCAAGTACCAAGGCA ACATTGATGGAGCTTATTTTGGAACCACATTCCCTCACCTATTCCTGATGACTTATGGGCACCTGAAGCCACAAAAGGCAACACAAAGCTATGTACCGAGAGTTTTTGGCTTCAAGCTCCACAAACCTTGA